CTTTTATTGGCGCTGCCCTGCGCTGTTATCGTCGGAAGAAATTCGCCTTTTGCCGTCTTCACATTATAAATCGCGGCGTTCTTCTGCGCTATAAGCTGCTGGAGCGAGGGGTGGTTCGCGGCGAGCGAGATGAAATCCGGTTTCTCGCGCGCGGGATCTTTAACGATAAAATCGCCTTCCGCTTCCACAGGCACAAGCTGCAGGAGGCCCATCTCTTTTGTCAGCTGGCGCCGCGCGAGGTCAACATTCCTTTTCGCCACGGAGATGTCATACTGGGCCTGCCTGACGTTCGCCCCCTCGGTAAGGAGAGAACCTTTATTTTCCCTGCCGCTCTCATAGCGCAGGGTAACCAGCTCGTAATTCTGGCGGCGGCGCTCGTATATCTCCTGGCTTATCTTTACCGATTCCTGCGCCCTGAGCAGGTTGACAAAAGCCGCCCGGAGGCGCTGCCTGACCTGCGAGGACGTAAAATTATAGCTTTGCTGGGCGGCTTTGATATTTTCCCCGGCCGCGTTCACCTTATTTATCGTCTGGAAACCGTCGAATAGGAGCTGGTTGCCGGTGACGCCGTAATTATAATTATTTACCGCGCCGGTGGAGCCGCCTGATAATCCGCCTGATGAACTGCCGCCTGAGCTTTTCGACTTGGTGGCGTTAAAGTCCGTGCTTATCTGCGGGAATAGGCCGCTCGCGGATATTTTCTTATCGGCCTGGGAACTCTTTATGGACTGCTGGGCCGAGACGAGGCCGGGATTATTCTTTGCGGCTTCCTTGACGCAATCGTCCCACGTCATGGGAGTTACGGAGTCAGGCGCCGCCGCTTCTTCCGCCGTAGCCGGTACGCTCAGCAGGAGCAGGATAAAACAAAAGCCACATATGAAAATATTCTTATTCACAGCGTCAGAATTTGCCCTTTAGTTTGGAAAGTACTTTTGTCGCCTCATTAAGGAAACGGTTAAACTCTTCGGCCCGTATAAACCCGATCATGCCGTCCGGCTTGGCGAAGACGACAAGCTTATCGCCGGACTTTATCTTGAACGTCTTCCTGATGTCCGCGGGGACCACGACTTGCCCTCTCCCGCCTACAGTCACTACACTATGGAACCCGCCGCCGTGGCCGCCCCTGAATTCGGTTTTCATCCTAACCTCCGTAATGTGTTATTGTATGAATTGTATGATTTGTATGATATATCATACATACGGAGATGTCAATATATTTATTTATGTTTATTACTATAATTAGACGCGCCTCCGCCCAAAAGGTTTACACGCAGAACACCCCGCTCTTTTGGAGCAGGGCGTCTGTAATTATGGTGACAGTATACTAAACTATTTCCCTCTGGGCATACTGCCGCCTTGCATTCCGCCGGACACGCCTTTTTCCATGCCCATACCGCCCATTCCTTTACCCATCATCGGGCACATCCCCCGCATATCCTGCATCATCGGGCATTTGCCTGTCGCGATGGTATAAACGCCTTTGGCAAATATCAACGCGGACACGATGATCAAAATGGCGGCAACCAATTTTCCGAAGGTCTTAAGGCCGTTCTCCTTTGCCTTCTCGACCGCGAACAATACGAAGAAACTCGCCGCAAGCAGCATAGATGCGGGAATAAAAACTATGAAACCCATTATCTTCATCGCCTTTCCCTCCTTCTTTTAGTGCCTACATTATACACCATAATTATCCCAGGATCGCCTTCAGGTCTTCGCCGGGCGTGGTGATGGGCTTCACGCCGAAATTATTGACGAGGACTTTGAGCACGTTCGGCGACACGAATGCCGGAAGCGACGGGCCAAGTCTTATGTTCTTCACGCCCAGCGAAAGGAGCGTGATAAAAATGCAGACCGCCTTCTGCTCATACCAGGAAAGAATGATGGATAACGGCAGGTCGTTCACGCCGCAGCCGAACGCGCCGGCAAGCGCCAGCGCTATCTTTATCGCCGAATATGAGTCGTTGCACTGGCCCAGGTCGAGCAGGCGCGGGATGCCGCCGATATCTCCGAATTCGAGCGTGTTGAAGCGGAATTTCCCGCAGGCGAGCGTAAGTATCACGCAATCTTTCGGGACCTTTTCGGCGAACTCGGTGTAATAATTCCTGCCCGGCTTCGCGCCGTCGCATCCGCCTATGAGGAAGAAATGGCGTATCCTTCTCTCTTTTACGGATCCGACTATCCTGTCGGCGACGCCCAGGACCGCGTTGTGCCCGAAGCCGACGACTATCTCCTTCCCGATCTTATCCGCTTTGAGCCAGTCGAGCTCGAGCGCCTTCCTGATGACCGGCGAAAAGTCTTTATCGTCGAACCCGGGGATATGGGTGACGCCCGGCCACGCGACCAGCCCGGTCGTGAATACCTGCGCCTTATAGGAGTCGCGCGGCTTCTGGATGCAGTTTGTCGTGAACAGGAACGCGGCAGGCACGCCGTCGAATTCCTTCTGCTGGTTCTGCCACGCGGTGCCGAAATGCCCGGCGAAGTGTTTGTATTTATGGAAAGCAAGATATCCGTGCGCCGGCAGCATCTCGCCGTGCGTGTAGACATTTATTCCCTTCCCCTCGGTCTGGTCCAACAGCATTTCGAGGTCGAGGAGGTCGTGGCCCGAGACGATTATCGCCGGGCCCTTCTTCAGGCCCAATTTCACCCTCGTCGGGGAAGGGTTGCCGAAATGTTCCGTGTTCGCTTTATCGAGGAGCTCGAGGCATTTGAAATTCACCTTCCCGAACTCCATATTCATCGCGAGGGTCTCTTCGGCCGAGAGGTTGTCTTCGGCGAGTTTCGAGAGCGCCTTGTGGAAATACGCGTCTACCTCCTCGTCTTCAAGGCCGAGGACCGCGGCATGGTCGGCGTAGGCCGCCATGCCTTTAAGGCCTAAAAGCAGGAATTCCTGCAGGCTGCGCGAATCCTCATCCATCGCGGGCCATGAAAGGACACCTACCTGCCTGCCCTGGTCTACCAGGCCTTCTATGCTGTTCGCGGGTTTCCAGTCTGTCGCGTCCGGGAGGCGTGTCGCGAAATCCTTGTCGTATTTCTTCTTATATTCCCGGAGGAAGAGCCCTTTCATCTTTTCCTTGACCTCATACGCGCGCGTCAGGAATTGCTTGAGCCGTTCCGGGTCGAAATCAACGTTCGTTATCGTGGTAAAAAGCCCTTCTTTCAGGAAAAGGTCTGCTTCTTTATCTTTTATGCCGAGCTCGCGCGCCATATTTCCGTAGACCGCGATGCCCTTCATCGCGTATATAAGAAGGTCCTGGAGTGTCGCTGTGACCGGGTCTTTCCCGCAAACGCCCTGCATAGTGCAGCCGGTACCCTGCGCGGTCTGCTCGCATTGCCTACAGAACATCTTTGTTTCCATGGATCATCCCCTCGATTGTTATCGGTTTCAGTTGGATGTTTATGAACTGCTCTATTGTACCTAACCGCCTCCTCAAAAAACAAGATTTTTTATTGGGGCAAGCTTCCTTTTGAAGCACGCATTCGCTTAATTTGATGGGACCCTGGAACACTTTGACGACTTCCAGTAAGGATATCTTCTTCGGTTCACGCGCCAGTTTGAACCCGCCGCCGGCGCCTTTCTGGGAAATAAGGAGCCCTTTAGCGTTCAGGGCCTGCAGTATCTTCCTGAGGAACGGCCGCGGAATCCTGAGGCTCTTTACAAGCTCCGGCACCGACGTCAGCCCCTCTTCTTTCTTCGCTATATAGCACAGCGCCCTCACGGCGTAATCCGTATTCCTGTTTATCAGTCTTATGCTCATGGGCATAATGATACCACAATGGTATCATTTGTCAAGTTAAATTTTGGTGACTGCTTCTCTAATTCCCCCTTTTTCAGATGGAGTGAATTAGGTAGCTGTCACCAAAATTTAATTATTCTTTCTCGAGCTTGCGGCTGAGGTATCCCCCGGTGAGGCCGTCGATCGTGGCGGTGAGTTCTTCTATCCTGAGCTCTCTTTCCGTGTAAGATGGGCTTTCTTTGTCGGTTATCCTGATAAGTTGCTTCTGGAGCTTCTTTCTTTCGAAATAGGCCGTATTGAGGGCCTCCATGATATCATTTCTCAGCTCGACCATAAGCTTTGAGCGGGAATCTATCGAGGTTTGGGCGGTATTATATACGAGATCTCCCAGGTCCCAAGAGGCTGATACATCCCACCCGCGGGCCTCGTCATCGGGGCCGATGAAAAAGTTTGTTCTGCCGTTTGAGGTAGCGGTAGATATAGTTCGGTATATATCTGTATCATAGCCAACCGATATTTCGGGCATGAGAGCTTTTAGCGCCGCCAAGCGGCGCAAATTAACTATTTTATCAGGGCTTACCTCGGCGTATTTAATGGCGGCGCGCTGGAGCTCGAGGATGGAGGGTTCGTTAGGATCGGGGGTTTTGTTCTGGAGGGAAATTGTTTCAGTTGCGATCGGTTTCTTCTCTTCTTGCGCAAACACGGTTCCCTCTTTTGAGGCCGGGACCTCTTCCTTAACAACGGGAGCCGATTTGGACGAAACTTGCTTTACCTTTTCCTTTGCACAACCACTTACCAACGCCACAGTCATACACAATACCAACATCACACTTAGTTTAACAGGACGCATTTATCTGTGTCTCCTTTCTAGTATAATAGACGTAAAACGGAGGGAAAAACTTTCAAGAATATTTCATAGGCCCTTTAACTCAATAACCTCTCTGTTCTTTCTCTAGCCGTTTCCTATATTCCGGTCTGACAGGGCCTGTCCTAACCACTTCCCCCGCTTCAAGATTGCGCGAGCCGTCGGGTTGGAGGTAGTAGCTAAAACCCCAGATAAGTTCAATCTTCCCATATTTCCCATCTGGAGTTCTACAATAGTAATAATAACCTGTTGCTTTAGGACAGACGGATTGGACATACCCCTCTTCAGGAGCCTCTGGCATCCAATCAAATTTAGCTTCTTTTTTATCCGGCTCGCTCTCCCGTAGTGGATATCCAGGGAAGCATACAAACCCTCCCGGCTCTTTCATGGTATAGACTGCCCTGCCTTCACCGTCGTAGGATCTAGTCATCCATACGGTTTCTTCTTCAGACACAGGGAAATACCATAATCTTTTGAAAGACCAGCCGCAGTCCTTGCCATTCGATCCCTTGTCTTCTTTATCCGGAATATGCGCTTCATGAACATATTCAAGCTTGGAAGGAGTTCCTTTTTTTACTAAATGGATAATCATATCTTTTACTATCATCTTATCATTATTATCCTCGTGTAAAATGATCCAATCCCCGTGATAGCCATTCATTGACGCTTTAATATCGCAAGTATTAGCATCCGGAAGTTTCCAGGAAAACGTTCCGCCATAAATTTTCTTTTCCAAGTTCGTGGTGTCGGTTATTATCTGTTCTTCTAAAGATTTTGCGCCGGGTTTCCAAACATCTGGATATGTCCAGCTCTCAAGTTCTACCGTAAGAATAACTTCGTCCGTGATCAGATTCCCATCCTGATCGCATATTTTTCCGGCTATTTCGATCTCACTCAAATGTTGTCCAGCATTACAAATGTTGCAAATCCCAATCAATGCGATAATTAGTATGGTTCTAAACATTAATACCTCCTGCTTTTGTAGCTTTCGATTTCTTTAGGATCCAAAATATCTGTATAATAATTCATGACATCATAATAATACTCTATACCAAAACTCAAATGGTTACGTATACCGAAAGGACGAAGCGTATCTGATTTGCGATAATGACTTATAAAATTCGACAACATCGAGTTCAAATTCTGTCTTCCTAGTGCCTCCGATTCACTTCTTTCATACCTGTAATAAGATATTTGATAGTAGTTGTACATTTGGTTTGAAGACAGAAGCTCGTAATTATCACTAAGCGGGACCGGCAACCCCTGGATGCCAAGCGGAATAGTCCATGCCTCTCCTGCCAAATCATCGTTAAACCAGCTTAAAGTTCTATCGTTTTCATGATACAAATTATAAACATTCCCGGTTACATTATTCCCCGCTGATGATACATACATATCCTTATAATAGTCTATCTCGGGCCTGCCGGCATACGCATTTCCCGGAACTGCTACTTGTATCAGAAATACATTATTGACAATTTGTTTCTTATCCTGATCCGACAATACTTTCAAAGCATATGAAGTAAGATTTCCGCCCAACGAATGCGCCATTAAGTTTATTCTAACATTTTTAAACTCATTTTTGGTATTTTCTATAACATCGGCCAGAACCTGTCCTGTTTGGAATGAATTCACCCATTCGTTATCAAAAGTTAATTTAGGATTTATCAACGAAATGGGGGCGCCGATTTCATCAGAATCCCACGCAAAGCCTACAAAACCTCCCCTATAACCAGTTCTATATAAACGTTTATATACAGTATTACTCCATGTTATGGCGTCGCTTTTTGAAGTCCAGGCGCCATGGATGAACATAAATATTTTGCCCGGATCTTTCATAAACATATTCTTTTTTTCAGCATTAATTGTCCTATATCTAAGCTTGCCATCGCTCCCGTCAGAAGGACCATTTCTAACATCTATAAATCTATACATATCCCTTATGTTTTTTAAGGTTACATATGTTTCATCCAATATCACTTCTGTTTTATCTTTACCTAGTTCGACTATCAGGGATAATTTAAGCGTGCCCTGCTCGATGCCTTCGAAGATGGCACGGAAGTTGCCATCATCATCGAAATATTTTGACTCGAGTTCTTTCTTGTCGCCTGAAGCCAGATTTAATATGATTGGTCTGGTGAATTGGACGATGGAACTATTGAGGTCCTTTAGATATGTAAAGTCTTCATATTCATCCGTATCCTTTACCCTCTCAAATATCTTAATCTTTCCTGACCCTCCCGCCTTCAAGAAGAACTTGACGTTCTTGTCAGGATCTGCCCATTCTTTTATAGTGGGAATACTGATATTTATCGGCATAAAATCCTCAAGGTCTCTTATCCCGTTTATATTCCCGTCATAACCATCGTTCCCGTTGCTGTCTACCGCGCCGGCATCATCCGGATGTATGGATGACTCATCATAATCATCATCATCATTCACCCACAACACGCACCCCGGCGCGGCCTGCTCGACGGCATTGTCATCGCCGCCCAGGAAACCGTCGTTATTGGAGTCAACGAGGATGTCGCCGGTCAAGGTGTCCATCAACTCAAAGCAAAAGAATTTTTGACAGAAATTTAAACCGGAATTGTCGTCCTCGATAAAAGTGCCCTCTACTTTTAATACCTTGTCCGTATCGGGAATGTAATCTTCCAGGATAATATAGTAATCCTGAAAATCGCGGTCGCTACCGCCGAAATAATTATACGATGTCCGCGTCGCCAACCAATTTAAATCTACGGACTCTATCTTGTATTTGGCCCCGATAACAGGCAGAGGATGCGCCGGCATATCGTAGATATTTTCGAGCATTGTGCAATCCTTGAATATAAGCACCATCGGTGTTTTCTTTCTGGGATCAGTCTGCGGAAAAGTATGAAAGCTTAAGTCCGTTTTTAAGGTCAAGCAATACTTTATCCTAACCTTGTTTCCTTCGGAATCCTCCTTATTGAGATATATGTATTCTCGGACATCCATATAACGAAAATAATTTGTTTCGGAAAAGTAATATCTCCAGGCGTTTCCTAGAGGTGAACGCCATCTGATATTCATTTGCGGATTCTCCCAGCCCGAAAACGGCGGGTCTTTAAAAAGATCCACGTTCCACCATTCTTGATCCTCATCCTGTATGTACATATCGGGGAAAGTCGGATTGCGGTACTCAAATCTTGATTTTACAGACAGCTGATAATAATAAAACGTAATCTTCTCTTTTGTAATATGCCCCGCGTCATCGGTCACCTGCGCGGTAAGGATGTTTCTGCCGGCGTGCGTTTCCGGATCGACCTTCATAATGATGTAATCCGGGGAATCGGCTTCAACATTCCTGCGGCGCGCCTCACCCGGGGCTAGGAGTGTTGGTCCGGTAAAAATATTATTTCCAACATCAAGCTTACAAGGTTGCCCGTTTACGGTAATATTAGAGATATGGCCGTAAGGGTCGAGCCTTCCTCCTATCAAAATAGATTTTTCTTCTAAAATCTGGCCGTTATAGGGAGACGAGAAAGTTATTTTTGATTCGCCACCGTCCGGGGGCTGGGGATCATCCGGGGGATTGGGATCATCCGGGGGCTGAGTATTCAATATTATTGAAGCGTGGGCCGGATATAACCAGTTTCCGGCGGCATCTTTTGCCTTGGCATAGATGGTCTTAGTGCCGTCTCCGGAAGGCAGCACGATATTTTTTGACCACCTATAGGGCTCGGGAGCCGACCAGGTGATGTTATCGTTCGAGAATGACATCTCAGTTACTTTGGATTGCGGATCATAGGCGAAGAACCAGATGGTCGCCGGAGTGCTCTTAGCGTAGGAAGCGCCGCCATTTATATAGAGACCGATACACATGGGAGGGGTTGTATCTTCGGCGTACACTGCACCGAATATAACAATAAATAAGGTTAATGTAAGGAAAATTCTTAGGAAAAGTCTCATTTTGCCCCCGAGGGCATTAATTAGTGAAAAAATAAACCCCATTATGAATTTCAACCCGAGGTAAGGTTGTTATCGTAGTTTATCATTTGCAAAATACAAGGTCAAGAAAATTTATTTGTGGAATAAATTTCGGGGGGTTGGTGACAGTATACTTAATTCTCTCTCCCCCCCTCTCTCTCCAAAAATATTTGAAAGAATATTCGCTTTTTTTACGTCTATATAGCATGGGAAGAATAGCGAGAGTCGTGGCGCCCGGTTATCCGCATCACATTGTCCAGCGCGGCAGCAGAAGCCAAAGGGTATTCTTCAGTAACGCTGACAGGAGATTCTATTTGCGCCTTTTGAAAAAATGCGCGGCAAAAACCGGTGTCGAGTTCTGGGCTTATTGTCTAATGGACAATCACGTCCATCTGGTCGCAATCCCGAAGAATGAGGAAAGCCTTGCGCTGTGTTTTGGTGAGACGCACAGGAAATACGCCCTGGCCATAAATACGCGGAATGAATGGAAAGGCCATCTCTGGCAAAGCAGGTTCAACTCCTACCCTCTTGAAGGCAGATACCTTTATGCTACGATGCGTTATGTCGA
The nucleotide sequence above comes from Candidatus Omnitrophota bacterium. Encoded proteins:
- a CDS encoding AbrB/MazE/SpoVT family DNA-binding domain-containing protein; translated protein: MKTEFRGGHGGGFHSVVTVGGRGQVVVPADIRKTFKIKSGDKLVVFAKPDGMIGFIRAEEFNRFLNEATKVLSKLKGKF
- the hcp gene encoding hydroxylamine reductase: MFCRQCEQTAQGTGCTMQGVCGKDPVTATLQDLLIYAMKGIAVYGNMARELGIKDKEADLFLKEGLFTTITNVDFDPERLKQFLTRAYEVKEKMKGLFLREYKKKYDKDFATRLPDATDWKPANSIEGLVDQGRQVGVLSWPAMDEDSRSLQEFLLLGLKGMAAYADHAAVLGLEDEEVDAYFHKALSKLAEDNLSAEETLAMNMEFGKVNFKCLELLDKANTEHFGNPSPTRVKLGLKKGPAIIVSGHDLLDLEMLLDQTEGKGINVYTHGEMLPAHGYLAFHKYKHFAGHFGTAWQNQQKEFDGVPAAFLFTTNCIQKPRDSYKAQVFTTGLVAWPGVTHIPGFDDKDFSPVIRKALELDWLKADKIGKEIVVGFGHNAVLGVADRIVGSVKERRIRHFFLIGGCDGAKPGRNYYTEFAEKVPKDCVILTLACGKFRFNTLEFGDIGGIPRLLDLGQCNDSYSAIKIALALAGAFGCGVNDLPLSIILSWYEQKAVCIFITLLSLGVKNIRLGPSLPAFVSPNVLKVLVNNFGVKPITTPGEDLKAILG
- a CDS encoding TolC family protein: MNKNIFICGFCFILLLLSVPATAEEAAAPDSVTPMTWDDCVKEAAKNNPGLVSAQQSIKSSQADKKISASGLFPQISTDFNATKSKSSGGSSSGGLSGGSTGAVNNYNYGVTGNQLLFDGFQTINKVNAAGENIKAAQQSYNFTSSQVRQRLRAAFVNLLRAQESVKISQEIYERRRQNYELVTLRYESGRENKGSLLTEGANVRQAQYDISVAKRNVDLARRQLTKEMGLLQLVPVEAEGDFIVKDPAREKPDFISLAANHPSLQQLIAQKNAAIYNVKTAKGEFLPTITAQGSANKSDTRWPPGGNQWSIGAAVSFPIFEGGKRFADVSKANALLAKAEADERNSRDGIIQSLTDAWTSLQNALENVEVQGQFLTASEERAKITEAQYSIGFVSFNDWIIIENNLVSAKQSYLNAQAQALTNEANWIQAKGETLENIE
- a CDS encoding DUF726 domain-containing protein → MRLFLRIFLTLTLFIVIFGAVYAEDTTPPMCIGLYINGGASYAKSTPATIWFFAYDPQSKVTEMSFSNDNITWSAPEPYRWSKNIVLPSGDGTKTIYAKAKDAAGNWLYPAHASIILNTQPPDDPNPPDDPQPPDGGESKITFSSPYNGQILEEKSILIGGRLDPYGHISNITVNGQPCKLDVGNNIFTGPTLLAPGEARRRNVEADSPDYIIMKVDPETHAGRNILTAQVTDDAGHITKEKITFYYYQLSVKSRFEYRNPTFPDMYIQDEDQEWWNVDLFKDPPFSGWENPQMNIRWRSPLGNAWRYYFSETNYFRYMDVREYIYLNKEDSEGNKVRIKYCLTLKTDLSFHTFPQTDPRKKTPMVLIFKDCTMLENIYDMPAHPLPVIGAKYKIESVDLNWLATRTSYNYFGGSDRDFQDYYIILEDYIPDTDKVLKVEGTFIEDDNSGLNFCQKFFCFELMDTLTGDILVDSNNDGFLGGDDNAVEQAAPGCVLWVNDDDDYDESSIHPDDAGAVDSNGNDGYDGNINGIRDLEDFMPINISIPTIKEWADPDKNVKFFLKAGGSGKIKIFERVKDTDEYEDFTYLKDLNSSIVQFTRPIILNLASGDKKELESKYFDDDGNFRAIFEGIEQGTLKLSLIVELGKDKTEVILDETYVTLKNIRDMYRFIDVRNGPSDGSDGKLRYRTINAEKKNMFMKDPGKIFMFIHGAWTSKSDAITWSNTVYKRLYRTGYRGGFVGFAWDSDEIGAPISLINPKLTFDNEWVNSFQTGQVLADVIENTKNEFKNVRINLMAHSLGGNLTSYALKVLSDQDKKQIVNNVFLIQVAVPGNAYAGRPEIDYYKDMYVSSAGNNVTGNVYNLYHENDRTLSWFNDDLAGEAWTIPLGIQGLPVPLSDNYELLSSNQMYNYYQISYYRYERSESEALGRQNLNSMLSNFISHYRKSDTLRPFGIRNHLSFGIEYYYDVMNYYTDILDPKEIESYKSRRY
- a CDS encoding Rrf2 family transcriptional regulator — encoded protein: MSIRLINRNTDYAVRALCYIAKKEEGLTSVPELVKSLRIPRPFLRKILQALNAKGLLISQKGAGGGFKLAREPKKISLLEVVKVFQGPIKLSECVLQKEACPNKKSCFLRRRLGTIEQFINIQLKPITIEGMIHGNKDVL
- a CDS encoding transposase, with the protein product MGRIARVVAPGYPHHIVQRGSRSQRVFFSNADRRFYLRLLKKCAAKTGVEFWAYCLMDNHVHLVAIPKNEESLALCFGETHRKYALAINTRNEWKGHLWQSRFNSYPLEGRYLYATMRYVERNPVRAGIVEKAEDYLWSSARAHVFKAGDALLSGSFLDSEITDWGSFLTEDDENNKQLLRKHARTCRPMGSEAFLIELEDKTGRALRKRKPGPKLE